From a region of the Vicinamibacterales bacterium genome:
- a CDS encoding PEGA domain-containing protein, protein MSVFDETPSDPSPGRGPLMAVAGVVVLLAGAGVWYVTSRPEAPDTAEAPAAAPRPAPAPTRKAEPPPPEPAKPEEPAPRRTAPRKAEAPAPAPAETAAPDTASLVVESDVPGASVFVDREFVGTAPVTLTNVAPGTKRINLSAEGFEGVQRSVDVVPGENTVTLRFKEVRLNASVPVSHKHGMGGGCEGTLRATVDGLSYQTSNKNDAFTLPYAQIETFEVNYLEKNLRVKQKGGKTWNFTDKAATNADALFVFHRDVTAAREKLAKGYTAAR, encoded by the coding sequence GTGAGCGTCTTCGACGAGACTCCGTCCGATCCGTCGCCAGGGCGCGGGCCGCTCATGGCCGTGGCCGGAGTGGTGGTCCTGCTGGCCGGGGCCGGTGTGTGGTACGTCACGAGCCGGCCCGAGGCGCCCGACACGGCCGAGGCCCCGGCCGCCGCGCCGCGGCCGGCACCGGCGCCGACGCGCAAGGCCGAGCCGCCGCCGCCCGAACCCGCGAAGCCCGAGGAGCCCGCCCCCCGCCGGACCGCGCCACGCAAGGCGGAGGCCCCGGCCCCGGCGCCCGCGGAAACGGCGGCGCCCGACACGGCCTCGCTCGTCGTCGAGTCGGACGTGCCCGGCGCATCCGTGTTCGTCGATCGCGAGTTCGTGGGCACGGCACCGGTGACGCTCACGAACGTGGCGCCGGGCACCAAGCGCATCAACCTGTCCGCCGAGGGCTTCGAAGGCGTGCAGCGCTCGGTCGACGTCGTGCCGGGCGAGAACACGGTGACGCTGCGCTTCAAGGAAGTCCGTCTCAACGCCTCGGTCCCGGTGTCGCACAAGCACGGCATGGGCGGCGGCTGCGAGGGCACGCTCCGCGCCACCGTCGACGGCCTCAGCTACCAGACGTCCAACAAGAACGACGCCTTCACGCTGCCCTACGCCCAGATCGAGACCTTCGAGGTGAACTACCTCGAGAAGAACCTGCGCGTGAAGCAGAAGGGCGGCAAGACCTGGAACTTCACCGACAAGGCCGCCACCAACGCCGACGCGCTGTTCGTCTTCCACCGCGACGTGACGGCCGCGCGAGAGAAGCTCGCCAAGGGCTACACGGCCGCGCGTTAG
- a CDS encoding ATP-grasp domain-containing protein, with product MPEPLTILCIASYHKGQEFLREAKRQGARVFLVTSESLRDADWPRESLDEVYFVKDDRKRWELDDLLLGASHLARKVVIDRIVPLDDFDLEKASALREHLRVGGMGETTTRYFRDKLAMRLRARDAGIPVPRFVHVLNEAAIRAFTAEVSPPWVLKPRLSAGTIGIRKVQQQAELWQHIDALGDQASYYLLEQFVPGDVFHVDSLVDHSRVLAAVASGYGRPPFDVSHGGGVFTTRLLPHGSADERAALATNRAVLGALGLVRGVSHTEFIKGADGTWYFLETSARVGGAHIVELVEAATGANFWQEWAKVELAGGKTPYVPPVLREDYAGLVTCLTKDERPDLSSFSDPEIVWRMDKAHHAGLIVASPSHARVSELVSAYAERLARDFSAFLPPGDSPRD from the coding sequence ATGCCCGAGCCGTTGACCATTCTCTGCATCGCGTCCTACCACAAGGGGCAGGAGTTCCTGCGCGAGGCGAAGCGCCAGGGCGCCCGCGTGTTCCTGGTGACGTCGGAGAGCCTGCGCGACGCCGACTGGCCGCGCGAGAGCCTCGACGAGGTCTACTTCGTCAAGGACGACCGGAAGCGCTGGGAGCTCGACGACCTGCTGCTCGGCGCCAGCCACCTCGCGCGGAAGGTCGTCATCGACCGGATCGTGCCGCTCGACGACTTCGATCTCGAGAAGGCGTCGGCCCTGCGCGAACACCTCCGCGTCGGCGGCATGGGCGAGACGACCACGCGCTACTTTCGCGACAAGCTCGCCATGCGCCTCCGCGCGCGCGACGCCGGCATCCCGGTGCCGCGCTTCGTCCACGTCCTCAACGAGGCCGCCATCCGCGCGTTCACCGCCGAGGTGTCTCCGCCCTGGGTGCTGAAGCCGCGGTTGTCGGCCGGCACCATCGGCATCAGGAAGGTGCAGCAGCAGGCCGAGCTGTGGCAGCACATCGACGCCCTGGGCGACCAGGCGTCGTACTACCTGCTCGAGCAGTTCGTCCCTGGCGACGTCTTCCACGTGGACAGCCTCGTGGATCACAGCCGCGTGCTGGCGGCGGTCGCCAGCGGCTACGGCCGCCCGCCGTTCGACGTCTCCCACGGCGGCGGCGTCTTCACGACCCGGCTCCTGCCGCACGGATCGGCCGACGAGCGGGCCGCGCTGGCGACCAACCGCGCGGTGCTCGGGGCACTGGGCCTCGTGCGCGGCGTGTCGCACACGGAGTTCATCAAGGGCGCCGACGGCACCTGGTACTTCCTCGAGACGTCGGCCCGCGTCGGCGGCGCGCACATCGTGGAGCTCGTCGAGGCCGCCACGGGCGCGAATTTCTGGCAGGAATGGGCGAAGGTGGAACTGGCCGGCGGCAAGACGCCGTACGTGCCGCCGGTGCTGCGCGAGGACTACGCCGGGCTGGTCACGTGCCTCACGAAGGACGAACGGCCGGATCTCTCCAGCTTCTCGGACCCCGAGATCGTGTGGCGCATGGACAAGGCCCACCATGCGGGGCTCATCGTCGCCTCGCCCAGCCACGCCCGCGTGTCCGAACTCGTCAGCGCCTACGCCGAGCGGCTCGCGCGCGACTTCAGCGCCTTCCTCCCGCCGGGCGACTCGCCTCGCGACTAG
- a CDS encoding pyridoxamine 5'-phosphate oxidase family protein, with product MAPASPTPPPPAFDHIRGLDALPLAARTLERFEPAVLMTAEGLGAIHAPDRAPDDARVLWFLADARTLLDWESQRRQVVTLTFQSPDERVYLSLSGRAEVITDSVVIGKMWRPTFRRWFPGGASDPRLLLVRFSTYDAEYYQTASGRVTALLSH from the coding sequence GTGGCGCCTGCCTCCCCGACCCCGCCGCCGCCGGCGTTCGATCACATCCGCGGCCTGGACGCCCTGCCGCTGGCAGCGCGCACCCTCGAACGATTCGAACCAGCCGTGCTCATGACGGCCGAGGGACTCGGCGCCATCCACGCGCCCGACCGCGCGCCCGACGACGCCCGCGTGCTGTGGTTCCTGGCCGACGCGCGCACGCTGCTCGACTGGGAGTCGCAGCGGCGCCAGGTCGTGACCCTGACGTTCCAGAGCCCGGACGAGCGCGTGTACCTGAGCCTGTCGGGCCGGGCCGAAGTGATCACCGACTCCGTCGTGATCGGGAAGATGTGGCGGCCGACGTTCCGCCGCTGGTTCCCGGGCGGAGCGAGCGATCCGCGGCTGCTCCTGGTCCGCTTCTCGACCTACGACGCGGAGTACTACCAGACGGCCTCCGGCCGCGTCACCGCCCTGCTGTCGCACTAG
- a CDS encoding sulfurtransferase — translation MHTTLVDPATLAAHLDDPAWVVLDARFDLAAPDRGEALYREGHIPGARYLDLERHLSGEKTGANGRHPLPSPEEAARRFGALGVGPGSQVVLYDADMGMYAARGWWMLRWLGHRAAAVLDGGLAAWERAGLPVTSTDERWGPATFTPAPDSDRAAGVGDVAAHLGDTRRVLVDARANDRFHGRNETLDPVGGHIPGAVNRFYQLNLTPDRTFKSPAELREEWSAVCGGTDASRVVMYCGSGVTACHNLLALEHAGLPGARLFPGSWSEWCADRSRPVAVD, via the coding sequence ATGCACACGACGCTCGTTGATCCCGCCACGCTCGCCGCCCACCTCGACGACCCCGCCTGGGTGGTGCTGGACGCCCGCTTCGACCTGGCCGCGCCCGACCGCGGTGAGGCGCTGTACCGCGAGGGCCACATCCCGGGCGCGCGCTATCTCGACCTCGAGCGGCACCTCTCGGGCGAGAAGACCGGCGCCAACGGGCGCCATCCCCTGCCGTCGCCCGAGGAGGCGGCGCGGCGGTTCGGCGCGCTGGGCGTCGGTCCGGGCTCGCAGGTCGTGCTCTACGACGCCGACATGGGCATGTACGCCGCGCGCGGGTGGTGGATGCTCCGATGGCTCGGCCATCGGGCGGCGGCCGTGCTCGATGGCGGTCTGGCCGCCTGGGAGCGCGCCGGCCTGCCCGTGACCTCCACCGACGAGCGGTGGGGACCGGCGACCTTCACGCCCGCGCCCGACTCGGACCGCGCGGCCGGCGTGGGAGACGTGGCGGCCCATCTGGGCGACACCCGCCGCGTGCTCGTCGACGCCCGGGCGAACGACAGGTTCCACGGGCGGAACGAGACGCTCGACCCGGTCGGCGGACACATTCCCGGCGCCGTCAACCGGTTCTACCAGCTCAACCTCACGCCCGATCGCACCTTCAAGTCGCCGGCCGAGCTGCGCGAGGAGTGGTCCGCCGTCTGCGGCGGGACCGACGCCTCGCGGGTGGTGATGTACTGCGGCTCCGGAGTGACGGCCTGTCACAACCTGCTCGCCCTCGAGCACGCAGGACTGCCGGGAGCGCGGCTCTTCCCAGGGTCGTGGAGCGAGTGGTGCGCGGACCGCTCGCGGCCGGTGGCCGTGGACTGA
- a CDS encoding TIGR00300 family protein, with product MIAETIDAEGHLIDSGDLQAILTTVVEHGATYEILRFDVGRTNADASRLSMRVATETQESLDHLLATLSTFGCYVKGAPDAVVRTNDIAGAAPTDFYSTTNHHTEVLLGGRWVTVAQQRMDAAIVVDGDRAFCRKLRDLAVGDRVVCGMQGVRVKPDLQDRDKPTFGFMSNDVSSERRVEVAVGRVADMLRETRAAGRRIAFVAGPVVVHTGGGEYFCELIRLGYVDVVLSGNALAVHDIEAALSGTSLGIDLSTGRPVEHGHRNHMRAINAIRRAGGIGAAVQAGLLTRGVMHACHVHGVPYVLAGSIRDDGPLPETEMDLARAQDLYAAALADVGVVIMLSSMLHSIGVGNMVPSWVKVVSVDINPAVVTKLSDRGSTQTIGVVTDVGLFLHQLAVALRGSPAHAHDAR from the coding sequence ATGATCGCAGAAACCATCGACGCCGAAGGCCACCTGATCGACTCGGGCGACCTGCAGGCCATCCTCACCACCGTCGTCGAACACGGCGCCACCTACGAGATCCTGCGGTTCGACGTCGGACGCACCAACGCGGACGCGTCCCGCCTCTCGATGCGCGTGGCCACCGAGACGCAGGAGTCGCTCGATCACCTCCTGGCGACGCTCTCCACCTTCGGCTGCTACGTCAAGGGCGCGCCCGACGCCGTCGTCCGCACCAACGACATCGCCGGCGCCGCGCCGACGGACTTCTACTCCACCACCAACCACCACACCGAGGTGCTGCTCGGCGGCCGCTGGGTCACCGTGGCGCAGCAGCGGATGGACGCCGCGATCGTCGTCGACGGCGACCGCGCCTTCTGCCGCAAGCTCCGCGACCTGGCGGTCGGGGATCGCGTCGTCTGCGGGATGCAGGGCGTCCGCGTGAAGCCGGATCTGCAGGATCGCGACAAGCCGACCTTCGGCTTCATGAGCAACGACGTCTCCTCCGAACGCCGCGTGGAAGTCGCGGTGGGCCGCGTGGCCGACATGCTCCGCGAGACGCGGGCCGCCGGCCGGCGCATCGCCTTCGTCGCCGGCCCCGTCGTGGTGCACACGGGCGGCGGGGAGTACTTCTGCGAGCTCATCCGGCTGGGGTACGTGGACGTGGTCCTCTCGGGTAACGCCCTGGCCGTCCACGACATCGAAGCCGCGCTCTCCGGCACGTCGCTCGGCATCGACCTGTCGACGGGGCGCCCGGTGGAGCACGGACACCGGAACCACATGCGCGCCATCAACGCGATCCGGCGCGCCGGCGGCATCGGCGCGGCGGTGCAGGCCGGCCTGCTGACGCGCGGTGTCATGCACGCCTGCCACGTCCACGGCGTGCCCTACGTGCTGGCCGGGTCGATTCGCGACGACGGGCCGCTCCCCGAGACGGAGATGGACCTCGCCCGTGCCCAGGACCTCTACGCCGCGGCGCTGGCCGACGTCGGCGTGGTCATCATGCTGTCGTCGATGCTCCACAGCATCGGCGTCGGCAACATGGTGCCGTCGTGGGTGAAGGTGGTGTCGGTGGACATCAACCCGGCGGTCGTGACGAAGCTGAGCGATCGCGGCTCCACGCAGACCATCGGCGTCGTGACCGACGTCGGCCTGTTCCTCCACCAGCTCGCCGTCGCGCTTCGAGGATCTCCCGCCCATGCACACGACGCTCGTTGA
- a CDS encoding S9 family peptidase, producing MRWWTSAITAGGLAMAGCGGGATGGGTAATVAPYGAWASPLSATGATAGALRLGQIVLDGDDVYWLEGRASEGGRSVLMRRSAAGPAVEVTPADFNVRTRVHEYGGAAFTVHRGAVYASSFGDQRVYALADGQAPRPLTIPGYFFAQCQVDEGRNRLLCVREDHTASGQQPPAAIVAIGLDTSTPQAGTTLASGADFYSDPVLSPDGARLAWLQWRHPNMPWDGTELYVADLDARGVPRAAVKVAGGSDESVFQPRWSPDGVLFFMSDRSGWWNLYRRRGDVVEAVHAMPNDFGKPQWQFGTTTYGFQSADRLVVTWADGGRWRMGLLSLEPRRLEPWHLALEPLDAVVATGSAVYFVGGSDTEGPAIVRVPADGGSGDVLRRSREDTLAAAFVSRPEAITFDSGGEATHAFYYPPTNPDFAAPPGTAPPLLVVSHGGPTGATDAVFDPEVQFWTTRGFAVVDVNYGGSTGYGRAYRRRLNGQWGVVDVRDAVNAARYLVAAGKADGARLVTRGGSAGGYTTLAALTFHDTFKAGASYYGISDLEVLATDTHKFESRYLDSMVGPFPAMQATYRERSPIHFVDRLNCALILFQGLDDKVVPPNQSAMMADAVRKKGLPVAYVTFPGEQHGFRKAENIVRALESELYFYGKVLGFTPAGTLAPVPIDNLP from the coding sequence ATGCGTTGGTGGACGTCGGCGATCACCGCGGGAGGGTTGGCGATGGCGGGATGCGGGGGCGGGGCAACGGGGGGAGGGACGGCGGCGACGGTCGCGCCGTACGGCGCGTGGGCGTCGCCCCTCTCGGCGACCGGCGCCACGGCCGGCGCCCTCAGGCTCGGGCAGATCGTGCTCGACGGCGACGACGTGTACTGGCTGGAAGGCCGGGCCTCGGAAGGCGGGCGGAGCGTGCTGATGCGGCGCTCGGCGGCCGGACCGGCCGTCGAGGTCACGCCCGCCGACTTCAACGTGCGGACGCGCGTCCACGAGTACGGCGGGGCGGCCTTCACGGTCCATCGCGGCGCCGTCTACGCGTCGAGCTTCGGCGACCAGCGGGTGTACGCGCTGGCCGACGGCCAGGCGCCGCGGCCGCTGACGATCCCCGGGTACTTCTTCGCGCAGTGTCAGGTGGACGAGGGCCGGAACCGCCTGCTGTGCGTCCGCGAGGACCACACCGCCAGCGGCCAGCAGCCGCCGGCCGCGATCGTGGCGATCGGTCTGGACACCTCGACGCCGCAGGCGGGCACGACGCTGGCGTCGGGCGCGGACTTCTACTCGGATCCGGTCCTGAGTCCGGACGGCGCGCGCCTGGCATGGCTGCAGTGGCGCCATCCGAACATGCCGTGGGATGGCACCGAGTTGTACGTCGCGGATCTCGACGCCCGCGGTGTGCCGCGTGCCGCCGTCAAGGTGGCTGGGGGATCGGACGAAAGCGTCTTCCAGCCGCGCTGGTCGCCCGACGGCGTGCTGTTCTTCATGTCGGATCGATCGGGCTGGTGGAACCTGTACCGACGCCGCGGCGACGTGGTCGAGGCCGTGCACGCGATGCCGAACGACTTCGGCAAGCCGCAGTGGCAGTTCGGCACCACGACCTATGGCTTCCAGTCGGCGGACCGCCTCGTCGTGACGTGGGCGGACGGGGGCCGCTGGCGCATGGGCCTGCTGTCGCTCGAGCCCCGGCGCCTCGAACCGTGGCACCTGGCTCTCGAGCCCCTGGACGCGGTGGTGGCGACGGGCAGCGCGGTCTACTTCGTCGGAGGCTCCGACACCGAGGGCCCGGCGATCGTCCGTGTGCCGGCCGACGGCGGGAGCGGGGACGTGCTGCGGCGCTCGCGCGAGGACACGCTGGCGGCCGCGTTCGTCTCGCGCCCCGAGGCCATCACGTTCGACAGCGGGGGCGAGGCCACCCACGCGTTCTACTATCCGCCCACGAACCCGGACTTCGCGGCGCCCCCAGGCACGGCGCCGCCGCTCCTCGTGGTGAGCCACGGCGGACCCACGGGCGCCACCGACGCGGTCTTCGATCCGGAGGTGCAGTTCTGGACGACGCGGGGCTTCGCGGTCGTGGACGTGAACTACGGCGGCAGCACCGGGTACGGCCGCGCGTACCGGCGGCGACTCAACGGGCAGTGGGGGGTGGTGGACGTCCGCGACGCCGTGAACGCCGCGCGCTACCTCGTCGCCGCGGGCAAGGCGGACGGCGCCAGGCTCGTCACCCGCGGCGGCAGCGCCGGCGGCTACACGACGCTCGCGGCGTTGACGTTCCACGACACGTTCAAGGCCGGCGCGAGCTACTACGGCATCAGCGACCTCGAGGTGCTCGCGACCGACACGCACAAGTTCGAGTCGCGCTACCTGGACTCGATGGTCGGCCCCTTCCCGGCGATGCAGGCGACGTATCGCGAGCGCTCGCCCATCCACTTCGTGGACCGGCTGAACTGCGCGCTCATCCTGTTCCAGGGGCTCGACGACAAGGTGGTCCCACCGAACCAGTCCGCGATGATGGCCGACGCCGTGCGGAAGAAGGGCCTGCCCGTCGCGTACGTGACCTTCCCCGGCGAGCAGCACGGCTTCCGCAAGGCCGAGAACATCGTCCGGGCGCTCGAGTCGGAGTTGTACTTCTACGGGAAGGTGCTGGGCTTCACGCCCGCGGGGACGCTGGCGCCGGTGCCCATCGACAACCTGCCCTGA
- a CDS encoding nuclear transport factor 2 family protein: MPSLHAAGRTALAAGLLTVLAVPALAREARSTDDEAGVRAAVERFLDVLGQRDLNEVERLLAPNATIAVVRLRDGAWTTTTQTGGEFLKGLRAQSAPTPFREPLTGISVHVEQEQLAFLRADFTVVIDGQIRSHGVDYFTLVKTGGAWTILNVSYTSIPGAP, translated from the coding sequence ATGCCTTCCTTGCACGCCGCCGGCCGCACCGCCCTCGCGGCGGGGCTCCTCACGGTCCTGGCCGTGCCCGCGCTCGCGCGGGAGGCTCGTTCGACCGACGATGAGGCCGGGGTCCGGGCCGCCGTCGAACGGTTCCTGGACGTCCTCGGCCAGCGGGATCTGAACGAGGTCGAACGGCTCCTCGCGCCCAACGCGACCATCGCGGTCGTGCGGCTGCGCGACGGCGCCTGGACGACGACGACGCAGACCGGCGGCGAGTTCCTGAAGGGCCTGCGGGCCCAGAGCGCGCCCACGCCCTTCCGCGAGCCGCTCACGGGCATCAGCGTGCACGTCGAGCAGGAGCAGCTCGCGTTCCTTCGTGCCGACTTCACGGTGGTGATCGACGGCCAGATCCGCTCGCACGGCGTGGACTACTTCACGCTCGTGAAGACCGGCGGCGCCTGGACCATCCTGAACGTGTCCTACACGTCGATCCCGGGCGCGCCGTAG
- a CDS encoding outer membrane beta-barrel protein — translation MTHLTRPTWILAAALAAALVPRAASADLRATGFAGSARINETNKGTFGGAVTFGGLLGIEFDASRISLGTLADVDVAEVTANITTYMGNLVVRAPTGPIQPYASAGVGVVRVTGDVKVPFVGSLVSASARDAAWNLGGGVYVMPSENFGLRADLRHFQTSDVTWEDITGLNDLPLPKFDFWRATVGLTVKF, via the coding sequence ATGACACACCTCACTCGACCCACCTGGATCCTCGCGGCAGCCCTCGCCGCAGCTCTCGTGCCACGCGCCGCATCCGCCGACCTCCGGGCCACCGGCTTTGCAGGCAGCGCGCGGATCAACGAGACGAACAAAGGCACGTTCGGCGGGGCCGTCACTTTCGGGGGCCTGCTCGGCATCGAGTTCGACGCATCGCGCATCTCGCTGGGCACCCTGGCCGACGTCGACGTGGCGGAAGTGACGGCGAACATCACCACCTACATGGGCAACCTCGTGGTCCGCGCGCCCACCGGCCCCATCCAGCCCTACGCCTCGGCGGGCGTGGGGGTCGTTCGCGTGACGGGCGACGTCAAGGTCCCGTTCGTGGGCAGCCTGGTCAGCGCCAGCGCCAGGGACGCGGCCTGGAACCTGGGTGGCGGCGTCTACGTGATGCCGTCCGAGAACTTCGGGCTCCGGGCCGACCTGCGCCATTTCCAGACGTCCGACGTCACGTGGGAGGACATCACGGGCCTGAACGACCTGCCGCTGCCGAAGTTCGACTTCTGGCGCGCGACCGTCGGTCTCACCGTGAAGTTCTGA
- the htpX gene encoding protease HtpX, which translates to MMKRIFLFVATNIAIVLTVSIVLSLLGIGGYRLGGGRLDYTSLMAFCFVWGMVGSFISLQLSRFMAKRMLGVQLVDGQTGHEDADWVYRTVERLTRQAQLPMPEVGIYNSPEVNAFATGPSKSRSLVAVSAGLLRAMRRDEAEAVLAHEVSHIRNGDMVTLTLIQGVVNAFVMFASIVIANIVRQAIQSRDERGGGGGYMVEFLVRMVLQVVFGFLGFMVVAWFSRAREFRADAGAASLSGRQGMIAALRRLQGTHDRIDTSEPALAAMKISDKPSWTALLSTHPPLEARIAALEQMR; encoded by the coding sequence ATGATGAAACGCATCTTCCTGTTCGTCGCCACCAACATCGCCATCGTCCTGACGGTGAGCATCGTGCTGAGCCTGCTCGGCATCGGCGGCTACCGGCTCGGCGGAGGCAGGCTCGACTACACGTCGCTCATGGCCTTCTGCTTCGTCTGGGGCATGGTGGGCTCGTTCATCTCGCTCCAGCTGTCGCGTTTCATGGCCAAGCGCATGCTGGGCGTGCAGCTCGTCGACGGCCAGACGGGGCACGAGGACGCCGACTGGGTCTATCGCACCGTCGAGCGCCTGACGCGCCAGGCGCAGCTGCCGATGCCCGAGGTCGGCATCTACAACTCGCCCGAGGTCAACGCGTTCGCCACGGGTCCCAGCAAGTCGCGCAGCCTGGTGGCGGTGTCGGCGGGCCTGCTGCGTGCGATGCGCCGCGACGAAGCCGAGGCGGTGCTGGCGCACGAGGTGTCGCACATCCGGAACGGCGACATGGTGACGCTGACGCTCATCCAGGGCGTCGTCAACGCGTTCGTGATGTTCGCCTCGATCGTCATCGCCAACATCGTCCGCCAGGCCATCCAGAGCCGCGACGAGCGCGGAGGTGGAGGCGGGTACATGGTGGAGTTCCTGGTCCGCATGGTGCTCCAGGTGGTCTTCGGCTTCCTTGGCTTCATGGTCGTGGCCTGGTTCTCCCGCGCCCGCGAGTTCCGGGCCGACGCCGGCGCGGCCTCGCTGTCCGGCCGCCAGGGCATGATCGCGGCGCTCCGCCGGCTGCAGGGCACGCACGACCGCATCGACACGAGCGAGCCCGCGCTGGCCGCGATGAAGATCTCGGACAAGCCGTCGTGGACGGCGCTCCTCTCCACGCACCCGCCGCTCGAGGCCCGCATCGCGGCGCTCGAGCAGATGCGCTAG
- a CDS encoding glycosyltransferase family 2 protein — MATLGVVVPVYNGEPTLHELHRRLTAQLSALADDWQVVYVDDRSPDRSWEILEGFAAASPRVRARRLIRNYGEHIAITAGLDEVDADHTFIMACDLQDDPSAMPALLEAARTTGADLVLTRRMRRQDAVLKRLLARLFYLVVQFLVKVKYDHRVGNYRLVSRRAVTMFREYRERTRNVNAIMAIMGVPTTTVDVQHQPRGGGSSGYTLSRSARLAFHVLVGYSEVPLQLVVLLGVTISAIAAVAFARLLVAPADPDPAVQAIHTAAALLVLIGGFIVLAIGTVGVYLTKSFVESMKRPLYFVADRRG, encoded by the coding sequence GTGGCGACCCTCGGCGTCGTGGTGCCCGTGTACAACGGGGAGCCGACGCTCCATGAACTGCATCGACGCCTCACGGCGCAGTTGTCGGCCCTGGCCGACGACTGGCAGGTCGTGTACGTCGACGACCGCAGCCCCGACCGGTCCTGGGAGATCCTCGAAGGGTTCGCCGCCGCCTCGCCCCGGGTACGTGCGCGCCGGCTGATCCGGAACTACGGCGAGCACATCGCGATCACGGCCGGGCTCGACGAGGTGGACGCGGACCACACGTTCATCATGGCGTGCGACCTCCAGGACGACCCGTCCGCCATGCCGGCGCTCCTCGAGGCCGCGCGGACGACGGGCGCCGATCTGGTGCTGACGCGGCGCATGCGGCGGCAGGACGCGGTGCTCAAGCGGCTCCTGGCGCGCCTCTTCTACCTGGTGGTGCAGTTCCTGGTGAAGGTGAAGTACGACCACCGCGTCGGGAACTACCGCCTGGTCAGCCGCCGCGCCGTCACGATGTTCCGCGAGTACCGGGAGCGGACGCGGAACGTGAACGCGATCATGGCCATCATGGGCGTGCCCACCACGACGGTGGACGTCCAGCACCAGCCCCGGGGCGGCGGGTCGAGCGGCTACACGCTCTCGCGGTCGGCGCGGCTGGCGTTCCACGTGCTGGTCGGATACTCGGAGGTGCCACTGCAGCTCGTCGTGCTGCTGGGCGTCACCATCTCGGCCATCGCCGCCGTCGCCTTCGCGCGCCTGCTCGTGGCGCCGGCCGATCCGGACCCGGCCGTGCAGGCCATCCACACGGCCGCGGCCCTCCTGGTGCTGATCGGGGGGTTCATCGTCCTCGCCATCGGCACCGTCGGCGTCTATCTCACGAAGAGCTTCGTCGAGTCGATGAAGCGGCCGCTTTATTTCGTCGCCGACCGCCGGGGGTGA